In the genome of Streptomyces violaceoruber, the window GGCCGAGCAGTCCGCCGGGCACGGTGGCGGGCTCGGCGACCAGCGCGCCGGAGGCGGGGGCGACCACGCTGCTGGTGCCGTCCGCGTTCTGGACGATGCCCATCTGCAGGTTGGTCCTGCCGGTCGTCACGGTGGTGTCGCCCAGCTTGATGGAGCCGCTCGCCGAGGTGGACACCACACACTGCGGGGTCTTGTCGAAGCCGTCGGCCGCCAGCATCGCCGGGGCGTCCACGGGGCAGCGGGTGAAGGGGGCCCACTCGCCGTTCAGCGCGGGTTCGGCGGCGGTCGCCGTGCCCAGGGAGGCGAAGGCGCCGAGCGCGGTCAGCGCGGACACGGTGGCGAGCCGGGTGCGGGTGGAGATCCGGGGCATGGTGGTGGCCTTCCGTGGAGGTGTGGGACGGGGATCAGCGCTCGGCGACGGGGATCTCGTAGGGCTGGAGGTCCTCGGTGCACTGGCCTTCGTTCTCAGGGCTCGGGAAGACGGGGGCGGCGATCGCGCACGTCTGGCCCTGGACCTGCTTGATGTAGTTGCCCGGACCCGAGACGGAGGCGGTGAGCAGGCGGTCGAGGTCCTCACCGTCGCTGCCGCAGCCGGTGAAGGCGGGGATGGTCGCCTCGCCGGACAGCGCGCCGCCGCTCAGCAGCAGGTAGCCGGTGGCCGGCAGGCCGATGAGCTGCTCGCCCCGGCCGTACAGCACCAGGTGGTCACCGGGGAAGTTCGCGGGGTCCGGGTCCTCGGAGGTGAGGGACGTCTCGGTCCGGCATTCCGAACCGACGTCCAGGGGTGTGCCGTTGACCTCGAGGTCCAGCACATGCAGGACCAGCGGGGCCCGGACGTAGGTGTCGGTGATCGTGGTGAAGTCGGACAGCCGTATCTTCATGCGCGAGTCGATCCGCATGGTTCCCGTCTGCTCCAGCACCATGGTGGCCTTCACCGGGGCGAAGTCGAAGGACAGGAACGTCGCTTCGAAGGGCGGGGTCTGCTTGCGCTCCCGGTAGTGGAAGTTCGCGTACGACAGCGTGTCGAAGATCAGGTACTCCGGGTCCGGCGGGCCCGGTACGGGCAGCCCCTGCTCGATCAGCACGCAGGACGGCGGGAGGTACGCGGCGCCCTTCATCTTCTTCACGTTGGCGTAGCCGGTGACATAGGCGTTGAGCGAGACGTCGGTGGGAGGGTGCTGCTCGTCGTAGCGGCAGGGCGGGACGTCGTCGCGGTCCGCGGCGGCGCCGGGGGTGTTCTCCAGCACCTTCGGCGAGCGCTCGGACTGCCGCTCCGGCCGCCGGTCTCCCGGCCCGTCCTGCCGTCCGTCGTCGTCCGGCGCCCCGGAGGACCCGGCCGGCCCCGACGAGGACGGCGAACCGCTCGGTGCCTGCCCGTCCGTGCCGACCGGTACGGTGGCCAGCAGCCCCTGGCCGGGCGCGTCCTCGGCGAGGGTGCAGTCGACGGTCAGCGAGCCGGGGTCCGCGGTGGCCGGATCGGCCGCCCCGAGCGCCAGGTCGATCGCGAGAGCGCCCGCCGAGAACGTCAGGTCGCCGTCGCTCCGGCCGGCCACCGAGGGGACGTCTCCCCGCGTCACCAGCGTCAGCGGCCCCGACCCGGGCAGCGCGACGGGCTCGGCGCTGCCCCGCCAGGTCGCCGCCGCCGTGGCCGTGTTCTGGGCGACGCCGACGGCGAGCGAGGTGGCCGCCCGTACCTCGGCCGCGTCGCGCGCGGTGAGGTCCGCGACCGCCTCCGCCGGGAGTTCGACGGTGGTGGTGACGTCGGACGGCGTGAACGCCTCGCCCGCCCCGGCCCGTTCGGGGAACTCCGCCGAGACCCGCACCGTCGCGGGCAGCTGCCCCGAGGGGAGGGTGCAGACATAGGGGAGTTCGGCCTCGACCTCCTGGGTGCCCGAGGCCGAGGCGGTGGTCGGGACCAGGGCGGCGAGCACGACGAACGCGGCGATCGACGTGGTCCGGGCGCGGGCCCGGGACGGCCGCGGGGCGGCGGCTGGCGTGGCTTTCATACGACTCCGCTCGGATGGCTCGGACAAGGCGCGCCGGTCTGCTCGGACGCGCGGCACGGGGCCCGCGAACGCGCGGCACGGGGCCCGCGAACGCCCGGCCGGGGTACCGGCCGGGCGGGCGGGGCTGGTCGGCGGCCTACGGGTTGGAGCCGACGATGGTGGGGATGGCGCCGGTGCTCGCCACCGTGACGGCGTAGTTGCCCTTGAAGGTGGGCTTGGTGGTGGGGGTGACGATCGCACCGCAGTTGACCGGGTTGCTGACCGCCAGTTCACCGGCGGTGCTGTTGATCGCCAGGATGCCGGTGGAGTTGGTGTACGTGCCGGAGGCCTTGCCCGTCACCGTGAACTTGCAGGCGCCGGCGGTGACGTTGGCCTTGACGTTGCCGACGTAGCCCTTGGTGACACCGGTGGAGGAGTTGTAGTCCAGCGCGATGACGTCCCAGGGGGTGACCGACGTGGTGGTGACGTTGCCCAGGACGCTGGTGCACGGCGAGCCGGACGCACCGAAGTTCATGGTGGTGATGTCGGCGACGTCCCCGGGGTTGCCGGTGGCGCTCGCCATCGTCCCGGCAGCCGTCGAGGTCGTGCACGTCATGGGGATGGTGGCGGTGAGCACGATGTTGCCGACGTTCACGGCCTTGAAGGCGGCCGGCGAGGGGTTGACCGTCCACACCGTGGAGGGCACCGCCGAGGAGGGGACGGCGGCGAGGCCGAGCGCCGACGCGGCCGCACACACCACGAGGGCCGACCTTCTCATGTTCTTCTTCATGACTCGGACTCTCCTTGAGGGTTGACCGGGATTGGGCCGTGACGTTACTCGTCGGAAACATAGGCGAACAATGCGGCCGTCCATGATTCTTTGAAAAGGGGAACAAGCTGTTTCCGGGGTGAGTGAAACGCGATTCGGCTTAGTCATCCGATGCCAAGGTCGAAGCGTTCGGCTCGCGGTGCTCCTGCTCCGTCACCGTCCCACGCGAGGGGGTCCCGATACTCACTCGATGACAAGTAGTCGGCGGGTTCTTGTGCCTTCCGTGACAGGTTCCGGATGGCCGAAGTCGGTATCCCGGAAAACTCCTGACCCGGTGTTGCCCGCCGAGGTTACTCGGCCGTAACGTGCCGGTGCGGTGCTCGGTTCCAGGTCGGTGGCCCCCGTCGGCCGGAGCCATGGCGGACGCGTTCCGGCCCACCCTCCATCGGGCCCGGGTGTCCGCCGGCGGGGTCCCGCGGGATCCACACCCCCCGGAACCGCGAGACCCTGCCCTGTCTCCCCGGAGACAAGTACGGGGCGGGGAGGTTGTCAGCGCGGTGACAAGTTCCGCGGGGGTGCCGAAGATCCGTGCCGCACCCGTTGTCAGTGCGCTTCGGGCCGACTTAACGTGCGGGCCCGCAGCGCGTATCCGATTGGCGTCCGCTGGAGGTGATATGGGAATCGAAGTGGTGGTCGAGGGCCTGACCAAGTCCTTCGGTAAGCAGAGCATCTGGCGGGACGTGTCACTCACTCTTCCGGCGGGAGAGGTCAGCGTGATGCTGGGCCCGTCCGGAACCGGTAAGACCGTTTTCCTGAAGTCGCTCATCGGGCTGCTCAAACCCGAGAAGGGCCGTGTCCTCATCAACGGGGTGGACATGGTGAACAGTCCGGAAAGAGACATCTACGAGACCCGGAAACTGTTCGGTCTCATGTTCCAGGACGGCGCCCTCTTCGGGTCCATGTCCCTTTTCGACAACATCGCCTTCCCGCTGCGCGAACACACCCGCAAGAAGGAGTCCGAGATCCGCCGCATCGTCATGGAGCGGATCGAGGTCGTCGGGCTGCTGGGCGCGGAGGGAAAGCTGCCGGGAGAGATCAGCGGAGGCATGCGCAAGCGGGCGGGACTGGCCCGCGCGCTGGTCCTCGACCCGCAGATCATCCTCTGCGACGAACCGGACTCCGGTCTCGACCCGGTCCGCACCGCCTACATCTCCCAGCTGCTGATCGACCTGAACGCCCAGCTGGACGCGACGATGCTGATCGTCACCCACAACCTCGACATCGCGGCCACCGTGCCGGACAACATGGGGATGCTCTTCCTGCGCCAACTCGTCACCTTCGGCCCGCGCGAGGTGCTGCTCACCAGTGACGAGCCGGTCGTGGCCCAGTTCCTGGGCGGCCGGCGCGAGGGGCCCATCGGGATGTCCGAGGAGAAGGACGCGGCCACCCTCGCCGCCGAGGCGGACGCCGCCCCCGCCGCCCCCGCCGCGCCCCGGGTGATCGTGCCGCAGCTGGAGCCCTCGCCCGGCCTGCCGCCGCGCCGGGCCGTCGCCCGCCGACGCAAGCGCGTCATGGGCATGATCGACACCTTGCCGCCCGCCGCGCGGTCCGCCATCCGGGACACCTACGCCAGGGACTCCGAGGCGGCCACGCTGCCGATGCCCGCCGCCGGGAGCGGCGCGTGATCACCGGCGCCCTGCGGCAGACCGGGCGGCTCTTCGCGCTCGCGGCGGAAGTCGTCCGGGCCGTGTTCCGAAGACCCTTCCAGTTCCGCGAGTTCGTCGAGCAGTTCTGGTTCGTCGCCAGCGTGACCATCCTGCCCGCCGCCCTGGTCTCGATCCCCTTCGGAGCCGTCATCGCGCTCCAGGTCGGCTCCCTGACCGAGCAGCTCGGCGCCCAGTCGTTCACCGGCGGCGCCAGCGTCCTCGCCGTCGTCCAGCAGGCCAGCCCGCTCATCGTCGCGCTGCTCATCGCCGGCGCCGGCGGCTCGGCCATCTGCGCCGACCTCGGCTCCCGCAGGATCCGGGAGGAACTCGACGCCATGGAGGTCATGGGCGTCTCCCCGGTGCAGCGCCTGGTCGTGCCCCGGGTGCTGGCCGCGATGGGCGTCGCGGTCCTGCTCAACGGCCTGGTCTCCGTCGTCGGCATCCTCGGCGGCTACTTCTTCAACGTCATCATGCAGGGCGGCACCCCCGGCGCCTACCTCTCCAGCTTCTCCGCCCTCGCCCAGCTGCCCGACCTCTACGTCAGCGAACTCAAGGCGCTGGTCTTCGGGTTCATCGCGGGCATCGTCGCCGCCTACCGGGGACTCAACCCGCGCGGCGGCCCCAAGGGCGTCGGCGACGCCGTCAACCAGTCCGTCGTCATCACCTTCCTCCTGCTCTTCTTCGTCAACATGGTGATGACGGCCGTCTACCTCCAGATCGTCCCGCCGAAGGGAGGCTGAGGTCCGATGGCCTCCCCGCTCGTCTGGCTCGACCGCTCCGGTGACCAACTGCTCTTCTACGTCCGGGCCCTGCTGTGGGTCCCGCGGACCCTGCGCCGCTACCTCAAGGAGGTGCAGCGCCTCCTCGCCGAGGTGGCCTTCGGCTCCGGCGGCCTCGGCGTCATCGGCGGCACCATCGGCGTGATGATCGCGATGACGCTCTTCACCGGGACTGTCGTCGGAATCCAGGGCTACGCGGCCCTCGACCAGATCGGCACGTCGGCGTTCACCGGATTCGTCTCCGCCTACTTCAACACCCGCGAGATCGCGCCCCTCGTCGCCGGACTCGCCCTCTCCGCGACCGTCGGGGCCGGCTTCACCGCCCAGCTCGGCGCGATGCGCATCAACGAGGAGGTCGACGCGCTGGAGGGCATGGGCATCCGCTCCATGCCCTACCTCGTCACCACCCGCATCATCGCCGGCGTCGTCGCCATCATCCCGCTCTACGCGATCGGGCTGCTCTCCTCCTTCCTCGCCTCCCGCTACGTGACCGTCCTGTTCAACGGGCAGTCCCGCGGCACCTACGACCACTACTTCAACCTCTTCCTCTCCCCGACGGACGTGCTGCTCTCCGTCCTGAAGGTGCTGATCTTCAGCGTGATGGTGATCGTCGCCCACTGCTACTACGGCTACCGCGCCTCCGGCGGCCCGGCCGGTGTCGGCGTCGCCGTCGGCCGGTCGGTGCGCAACGCCATCGTGCTGATCAGCGTCACCGACTTCTTCCTGTCGCTGGCCCTGTGGGGCGCGACCACGACCGTGAAGGTGGCGGGGTGAGATGAGCCGACCGGAAGGACACACACTGCGCCGCCGGCTCGCCGGGGTCGTCTTCGTGCTGGTGCCCGCCCTGCTGATCTGGCTGGCCGTCGCCGTCTACGACAAGAAGTTCACCGACTCCGACCCGGTGGTCGTCGAGACCGGCAGCGCCGGCAACCAGATGCACCCCGGTGCCGAGGTGAAGCTGCGCGGCGTGGTCGTCGGCGAGGTCCGCGCCATCGACGCCACCGGCGACGGCGCCCGGCTCACCCTCGCCATGAAGCCCGGCACGCTGGACGACGTACCCTCCGACGTCCGCGCGCAGATGCTGCCCACCACCCTGTTCGGCGAGCGGTTCGTGGCCCTCGTACCGCCCGCGAACCCCTCGCCCGAGCCCCTGGCGGCCGGGGCCGTGGTCCCCCAGGACCGGTCGGCCAACGCCATCGAGCTCCAGCAGGTGCTCGACGACGTCCTGCCGATGCTCACCGCCGTCCAGCCGCAGAAGCTCTCCGCCACCCTGTCCGCCGTCTCGCAGGCCCTCGAAGGCCGCGGGGAGCGGCTCGGCGACACGCTCACCCTGCTGGACGATCACCTGGCGGAGTTCAACCCCAACCTGCCCGCCCTCAACCGTGACCTCAAGGAACTCGTGAAGGTCAGCCATGTCTACGCGGACGCCGCGCCCGACGTCATCACGGCGCTCACCGACTTCACCACCACCAGCGGCACCCTCGCCGAGCAGGAGGCGGACCTCGCCGCCACCCTCGCCGCCACGACCCGGACGGCCGAGGACGTGACGGCCTTCCTGCACAAGAACAAGGACAACATCATCCGGCTCGGCGACACCAGCCGCCCCACCCTGGAACTGCTCGCCGAGTACTCCCCGGCCTTCCCCTGCACCCTGCGCACCCTCGCCGAGTTCGTGCCGGCCATGGACAAGGCGCTCGGCAAGGGCACCGACCGGCCCGGCATCCACGTGGACGTCACCAGCGTCGCCTCGCGCGGGGCCTACCGACCCGGCCGCGACACCCCGGTCTACGACTCCGGCGGCGGGCCCCGCTGCCCCTCGGTGCCCTACCTCGGCGCGCTGCCCAGGCCCACCGCCCGGACCGCCGCCCCCGCGGCCGAGCAGGACCTCGGGCCCGCCAACTCCCCGCAGGAGAACGACCTCGTCAACGAACTCCTGGCCCCCGCCGCCGGGAAGAGCCCCGGTGACCTGCCCGACTGGAGCAGCCTGCTCGTCGGCCCCGTCTACCGAGGCACGGAGGTGACCCTCGGATGACCGGCGCCGAC includes:
- a CDS encoding DUF6801 domain-containing protein, which codes for MKATPAAAPRPSRARARTTSIAAFVVLAALVPTTASASGTQEVEAELPYVCTLPSGQLPATVRVSAEFPERAGAGEAFTPSDVTTTVELPAEAVADLTARDAAEVRAATSLAVGVAQNTATAAATWRGSAEPVALPGSGPLTLVTRGDVPSVAGRSDGDLTFSAGALAIDLALGAADPATADPGSLTVDCTLAEDAPGQGLLATVPVGTDGQAPSGSPSSSGPAGSSGAPDDDGRQDGPGDRRPERQSERSPKVLENTPGAAADRDDVPPCRYDEQHPPTDVSLNAYVTGYANVKKMKGAAYLPPSCVLIEQGLPVPGPPDPEYLIFDTLSYANFHYRERKQTPPFEATFLSFDFAPVKATMVLEQTGTMRIDSRMKIRLSDFTTITDTYVRAPLVLHVLDLEVNGTPLDVGSECRTETSLTSEDPDPANFPGDHLVLYGRGEQLIGLPATGYLLLSGGALSGEATIPAFTGCGSDGEDLDRLLTASVSGPGNYIKQVQGQTCAIAAPVFPSPENEGQCTEDLQPYEIPVAER
- a CDS encoding ABC transporter ATP-binding protein; the protein is MGIEVVVEGLTKSFGKQSIWRDVSLTLPAGEVSVMLGPSGTGKTVFLKSLIGLLKPEKGRVLINGVDMVNSPERDIYETRKLFGLMFQDGALFGSMSLFDNIAFPLREHTRKKESEIRRIVMERIEVVGLLGAEGKLPGEISGGMRKRAGLARALVLDPQIILCDEPDSGLDPVRTAYISQLLIDLNAQLDATMLIVTHNLDIAATVPDNMGMLFLRQLVTFGPREVLLTSDEPVVAQFLGGRREGPIGMSEEKDAATLAAEADAAPAAPAAPRVIVPQLEPSPGLPPRRAVARRRKRVMGMIDTLPPAARSAIRDTYARDSEAATLPMPAAGSGA
- a CDS encoding MlaE family ABC transporter permease → MITGALRQTGRLFALAAEVVRAVFRRPFQFREFVEQFWFVASVTILPAALVSIPFGAVIALQVGSLTEQLGAQSFTGGASVLAVVQQASPLIVALLIAGAGGSAICADLGSRRIREELDAMEVMGVSPVQRLVVPRVLAAMGVAVLLNGLVSVVGILGGYFFNVIMQGGTPGAYLSSFSALAQLPDLYVSELKALVFGFIAGIVAAYRGLNPRGGPKGVGDAVNQSVVITFLLLFFVNMVMTAVYLQIVPPKGG
- a CDS encoding MlaE family ABC transporter permease yields the protein MASPLVWLDRSGDQLLFYVRALLWVPRTLRRYLKEVQRLLAEVAFGSGGLGVIGGTIGVMIAMTLFTGTVVGIQGYAALDQIGTSAFTGFVSAYFNTREIAPLVAGLALSATVGAGFTAQLGAMRINEEVDALEGMGIRSMPYLVTTRIIAGVVAIIPLYAIGLLSSFLASRYVTVLFNGQSRGTYDHYFNLFLSPTDVLLSVLKVLIFSVMVIVAHCYYGYRASGGPAGVGVAVGRSVRNAIVLISVTDFFLSLALWGATTTVKVAG
- a CDS encoding MCE family protein, producing MSRPEGHTLRRRLAGVVFVLVPALLIWLAVAVYDKKFTDSDPVVVETGSAGNQMHPGAEVKLRGVVVGEVRAIDATGDGARLTLAMKPGTLDDVPSDVRAQMLPTTLFGERFVALVPPANPSPEPLAAGAVVPQDRSANAIELQQVLDDVLPMLTAVQPQKLSATLSAVSQALEGRGERLGDTLTLLDDHLAEFNPNLPALNRDLKELVKVSHVYADAAPDVITALTDFTTTSGTLAEQEADLAATLAATTRTAEDVTAFLHKNKDNIIRLGDTSRPTLELLAEYSPAFPCTLRTLAEFVPAMDKALGKGTDRPGIHVDVTSVASRGAYRPGRDTPVYDSGGGPRCPSVPYLGALPRPTARTAAPAAEQDLGPANSPQENDLVNELLAPAAGKSPGDLPDWSSLLVGPVYRGTEVTLG